A section of the Saccharopolyspora gregorii genome encodes:
- a CDS encoding GNAT family N-acetyltransferase — protein MSEEAEPLFPSRHPGWPARPGPLLVPAGAVELRPPRLRDATAWSGLRLRDRVYLQRWEPTTVGDWRDRNAVLAWPAQWSALRGLARRGQALPFAISVDGRFAGQLTVGNVVRGALRSAWIGYWVAEDVSGGGIATAAVALAVDHCFGPAGLHRLEATVRPENSPSVRVLEKAGFRREGLFERYLDVEGAWRDHYVYGLTVEDRPEGVAAALVRSGRARYA, from the coding sequence ATGTCCGAGGAGGCCGAGCCGCTCTTCCCGTCCCGCCACCCCGGCTGGCCGGCGCGACCGGGGCCGCTGCTGGTGCCCGCGGGCGCGGTCGAGCTGCGTCCGCCCCGGCTGCGGGACGCCACGGCGTGGAGCGGGCTGCGGTTGCGGGACCGGGTGTACCTCCAGCGCTGGGAGCCGACGACGGTCGGCGACTGGCGGGACCGCAACGCGGTGCTGGCCTGGCCCGCGCAGTGGAGCGCGTTGCGCGGCCTGGCGCGGCGCGGGCAGGCGCTCCCGTTCGCGATCTCGGTGGACGGCCGGTTCGCCGGGCAGCTGACGGTCGGCAACGTGGTGCGCGGCGCGCTGCGCTCGGCGTGGATCGGCTACTGGGTCGCGGAGGACGTGTCCGGGGGCGGGATCGCGACCGCGGCGGTGGCGCTGGCGGTGGACCACTGCTTCGGTCCGGCGGGGCTGCACCGGCTGGAGGCGACGGTCCGGCCGGAGAACTCGCCGAGCGTGCGGGTGCTGGAGAAGGCCGGGTTCCGACGCGAGGGGCTGTTCGAGCGCTACCTCGACGTCGAGGGCGCGTGGCGGGACCACTACGTCTACGGGCTCACCGTCGAGGACCGGCCGGAGGGGGTCGCGGCCGCGCTGGTCCGCAGCGGACGAGCCCGGTACGCCTGA
- the glp gene encoding molybdotransferase-like divisome protein Glp — MRSVDEQLARVLTAAVRPAPVRVAISEAQGLLCAEEIVAGQALPGFDQAAVDGYAVRSVDVQDAGDGTPVLPVVGEITSGSRQPRRLQPGQAVRVTAGAPLPTLADAVVPLDRTDEHPAKVTVRQGVPSAAFVRRAGEDVQTGDLAVRRGSAIGSAQVGLLAAVGRDKVLVHPRPRVSVLSLGDELVDVDRSPGQGQVYDVNSYALAAAARDAGAEVTRVGIVSTEPKRLREVVEGRLLLSEIVVISGGVGGALGGEVRSALGDLGELDATRVAMQPGSMQAFGRLGPDEVPTFLLPGNAVSALVVFEVLVRPLIRSALGRGNPHRRTVTANLLSPVTSTAGRRGFLRGQLLRDPETDSYLVQPLGTSGSHLLASLAEANCLILVDEDVTEVGTGEDVQVRFLSQRA; from the coding sequence ATGAGGTCAGTGGACGAACAGCTCGCGCGTGTCCTCACCGCCGCGGTGCGGCCCGCGCCGGTGCGGGTGGCGATCTCCGAAGCGCAGGGACTGCTGTGCGCCGAGGAGATCGTGGCCGGTCAGGCACTTCCCGGATTCGACCAGGCCGCGGTGGACGGTTACGCCGTGCGCAGCGTCGACGTGCAGGACGCCGGGGACGGGACGCCGGTGCTGCCGGTGGTCGGCGAGATCACCTCCGGTTCCCGGCAGCCCCGCCGGCTGCAACCCGGTCAGGCGGTGCGGGTCACGGCGGGCGCTCCGCTGCCCACGCTGGCCGACGCCGTGGTGCCGCTGGACCGCACCGACGAGCACCCGGCGAAGGTCACCGTCCGCCAGGGCGTGCCCTCGGCGGCGTTCGTGCGGCGCGCGGGCGAGGACGTGCAGACCGGCGACCTCGCGGTGCGCCGCGGCTCGGCGATCGGGTCCGCGCAGGTGGGGCTGCTCGCGGCGGTCGGCAGGGACAAGGTGCTGGTGCACCCGCGGCCGCGCGTCTCTGTGCTGTCGCTGGGCGACGAGCTGGTCGACGTGGACCGCAGCCCGGGGCAGGGGCAGGTCTACGACGTGAACTCCTACGCGCTGGCCGCCGCCGCCCGCGACGCCGGTGCGGAGGTCACCCGGGTGGGCATCGTGAGCACCGAGCCCAAGCGGTTGCGCGAGGTCGTGGAGGGCCGGTTGCTGCTCTCCGAGATCGTGGTGATCTCCGGCGGGGTCGGCGGGGCGCTCGGCGGCGAGGTGCGCTCGGCGCTGGGTGACCTGGGCGAGCTCGACGCGACGCGGGTCGCGATGCAGCCGGGTTCCATGCAGGCCTTCGGCCGGCTCGGGCCGGACGAGGTGCCGACCTTCCTGCTGCCCGGCAACGCGGTGAGCGCGCTGGTGGTCTTCGAGGTGCTCGTGCGGCCGCTGATCCGCTCCGCGCTGGGCCGCGGCAACCCGCACCGCCGGACCGTGACGGCGAACCTGCTCTCGCCGGTGACCTCGACCGCGGGCCGCCGCGGCTTCCTGCGGGGGCAGCTGCTGCGCGACCCGGAGACCGACTCCTACCTGGTCCAGCCGCTGGGGACCTCCGGCTCGCACCTGCTGGCGTCGTTGGCCGAGGCGAACTGCCTGATCCTGGTCGACGAGGACGTCACCGAGGTCGGCACCGGCGAGGACGTCCAGGTCCGGTTCCTGTCCCAGCGGGCGTGA
- a CDS encoding UTP--glucose-1-phosphate uridylyltransferase: MNSAASNPANAAFRTAIVPAAGLGTRFLPTTKAVPKELLPVVDTPGIELVATEAAEAGAERLVIVTSPDKKAVTDYFQPAPELEGTLRERGKDAQLAKVRRAPELIAAETALQEEALGLGHAVSCAEQNLTDADDAVAVLLPDDLVLPRGVLAKMAETRARHGGSVLCAFDVPDDEVSSYGVFDVADTDEDDVKQVRGMVEKPAPADAPSSLAAAGRYLLDRAVFDALKRIEPGAGGELQLTDAVALLISEGHPVHVVVHRGKRHDLGNPGGFLKAAVDFALDDPEYGPGLRDWLGERLNRS; this comes from the coding sequence ATGAACAGCGCTGCCAGCAACCCCGCGAACGCTGCGTTCCGCACCGCCATCGTGCCCGCCGCGGGCCTGGGGACCCGGTTCCTGCCGACCACCAAGGCCGTGCCCAAGGAACTGCTGCCCGTCGTGGACACCCCGGGGATCGAACTGGTGGCGACCGAGGCCGCCGAAGCGGGCGCCGAACGCCTCGTGATCGTGACCTCCCCGGACAAGAAGGCCGTCACCGACTACTTCCAGCCGGCGCCCGAACTGGAGGGCACGCTCCGCGAGCGCGGCAAGGACGCCCAGCTCGCCAAGGTGCGGCGGGCCCCCGAGCTGATCGCCGCCGAGACCGCGCTGCAGGAGGAGGCACTCGGCCTCGGGCACGCGGTGAGCTGCGCCGAGCAGAACCTCACCGACGCCGACGACGCCGTCGCCGTGCTGCTGCCCGACGACCTGGTGCTGCCCCGCGGCGTCCTCGCCAAGATGGCCGAGACCCGTGCCCGCCACGGCGGCAGCGTGCTCTGCGCCTTCGACGTGCCCGACGACGAGGTCTCCTCGTACGGCGTCTTCGACGTCGCCGACACCGACGAGGACGACGTCAAGCAGGTCCGCGGCATGGTGGAGAAGCCCGCGCCGGCGGACGCCCCCTCCAGCCTCGCCGCCGCCGGCCGGTACCTCCTCGACCGGGCGGTCTTCGACGCGCTCAAGCGGATCGAACCCGGTGCCGGAGGTGAGCTGCAACTCACCGATGCCGTAGCGTTGCTGATCTCGGAGGGTCACCCGGTGCACGTGGTGGTGCACCGCGGCAAGCGACACGACTTGGGAAATCCTGGCGGTTTCCTCAAAGCTGCGGTGGACTTCGCCCTGGACGACCCCGAGTACGGGCCTGGTCTGCGGGACTGGCTCGGTGAACGGCTGAACAGGAGCTGA
- a CDS encoding 5-formyltetrahydrofolate cyclo-ligase yields MTSLGELRQSKSEWRRVLEERRRTIDETTRSAEAGSLRSAVLGWAERCSPRVVAAYVPVRGEPGSTALLDALRAASCRVLLPVVVGAAPLDWADYTGADSLDRARYGLLEPNGPRLGAAELGAADAVLVPALAVDERGVRLGRGAGHYDRSLPLADPAARLIAVVRDAEFVAELPGEEHDVRMHAVITPGRGLVAVGGGGGGHAV; encoded by the coding sequence GTGACCTCGCTGGGAGAACTACGGCAATCCAAGTCGGAATGGCGCCGCGTCCTGGAAGAACGCAGGAGGACCATCGACGAGACCACTCGATCAGCGGAGGCCGGGTCACTTCGTTCGGCGGTGCTGGGCTGGGCCGAGCGGTGCAGCCCGCGGGTGGTCGCGGCGTACGTCCCGGTGCGCGGCGAACCCGGGTCCACGGCGTTGCTGGACGCGCTGCGGGCGGCGAGCTGCCGGGTGCTGCTGCCGGTGGTGGTCGGCGCGGCGCCGCTGGACTGGGCGGACTACACCGGGGCGGATTCCCTGGACCGGGCTCGCTACGGGCTGCTGGAGCCGAACGGTCCGCGGCTGGGGGCGGCGGAGCTCGGGGCGGCCGACGCGGTGCTGGTGCCCGCGCTGGCGGTGGACGAGCGCGGGGTCCGGCTGGGCCGGGGAGCCGGGCACTACGACCGGTCGCTGCCGCTGGCGGATCCGGCCGCGCGGCTGATCGCGGTGGTGCGGGACGCCGAGTTCGTGGCGGAGCTGCCCGGCGAGGAGCACGACGTCCGGATGCACGCGGTGATCACGCCTGGTCGCGGGCTCGTCGCAGTCGGTGGCGGTGGCGGCGGGCACGCGGTGTGA
- a CDS encoding FmdB family zinc ribbon protein, translating to MPTYQYACTECDHRFEAVQSFSEDSLTECPQCTGRLRKLFNAVGIVFKGSGFYRTDNRPNSGSSSTSTSSSSSGDSGSGSSSSSSDSSSSSSSSSASSSSSSSSSSSTTAAAS from the coding sequence GTGCCCACCTACCAGTACGCCTGCACCGAATGCGACCACCGATTCGAGGCGGTGCAGTCCTTCAGCGAAGACTCGCTGACCGAGTGCCCGCAGTGCACCGGTCGGCTCCGGAAGCTGTTCAACGCGGTGGGCATCGTGTTCAAGGGCAGCGGGTTCTACCGCACGGACAACCGGCCGAACTCCGGCTCGTCCTCGACGTCCACCTCGTCCTCGTCGTCCGGGGACTCCGGGTCCGGTTCGTCGAGCTCGTCCTCGGACTCGTCGTCGAGCTCCTCGTCGTCCTCCGCTTCCTCGTCGTCCTCCTCGTCGAGTTCCTCCTCGACCACCGCCGCGGCTTCCTGA
- the cpaB gene encoding Flp pilus assembly protein CpaB: protein MSGGRGGSGTTGPRENGGTGRGESGAHGRRGGNTRRSRARGRRRTGRDLGPTARERLAALLPRAPVARGSGLLLARRIAAVALFVLAGALALLPATGRQVRVVVAAHDLAPGRPLDAADLRHRDLPADLVPSGALRDPAAAVGRAPGGAVRDGEPLTDVRLATAPERPPEAAAAPGQVAVPVRLADPGVGDLLHPGARVDLVTPQERSGPGTVLAERVPVLAVHPTGSGADQGRLLVVGVPEQRAAAVAGASLIHSVTVTLR, encoded by the coding sequence ATGAGCGGTGGGCGCGGAGGCTCCGGAACCACGGGGCCGCGGGAGAACGGCGGAACGGGCAGGGGCGAATCCGGTGCTCATGGCCGGCGCGGCGGGAACACGCGCCGCTCCCGGGCGCGCGGACGGCGGCGCACCGGCCGGGACCTCGGGCCGACCGCGCGGGAGCGGTTGGCCGCGCTGCTGCCGCGAGCTCCGGTGGCGCGCGGCTCCGGCCTGCTGCTCGCCCGCCGGATCGCGGCCGTCGCGCTGTTCGTGCTGGCCGGTGCGCTCGCACTGCTGCCCGCCACCGGCAGGCAGGTGCGGGTGGTGGTGGCGGCGCACGACCTCGCTCCCGGCAGGCCGCTCGACGCCGCGGACCTCCGGCACCGCGACCTGCCCGCCGACCTGGTGCCGTCCGGGGCGCTGCGCGATCCGGCCGCCGCGGTGGGCCGGGCGCCCGGCGGCGCGGTGCGGGACGGCGAACCGCTCACCGACGTCCGGCTGGCCACCGCACCGGAACGACCACCGGAGGCCGCGGCCGCACCCGGGCAGGTCGCGGTGCCGGTGCGGCTCGCGGATCCCGGGGTCGGCGACCTGCTGCACCCCGGGGCCCGAGTGGACCTGGTCACACCCCAGGAACGATCCGGTCCCGGAACGGTGCTCGCCGAGCGGGTACCGGTGCTGGCGGTGCACCCCACCGGAAGCGGCGCGGACCAGGGACGACTCCTGGTCGTGGGCGTTCCGGAGCAGCGCGCTGCGGCGGTGGCCGGAGCGTCGTTGATCCATTCGGTGACCGTTACGCTCCGCTGA
- the mscL gene encoding large conductance mechanosensitive channel protein MscL: MLKGFKDFLMRGNVIDLAVAVVVGSAFTALVTAVTTSVIKPVIAAAGGANVRGLSFQIIDGNEASVIDFAVVINSIITFLITAAVVYFLFVMPMQKIQERRKKGKEEGPADPTDVELLQEIRDLLRREQGLPAVKGLSTDDDTTVSATTSVSAQSGNGGASKN; the protein is encoded by the coding sequence GTGCTCAAGGGCTTCAAGGACTTCTTGATGCGAGGCAACGTCATCGACCTCGCGGTCGCGGTCGTCGTCGGCAGCGCGTTCACCGCGCTGGTCACCGCGGTCACGACCAGCGTCATCAAGCCCGTGATCGCCGCGGCAGGCGGGGCGAACGTCCGCGGGCTGTCGTTCCAGATCATCGACGGCAACGAGGCCTCGGTCATCGACTTCGCCGTGGTGATCAACTCGATCATCACGTTCTTGATCACGGCCGCGGTGGTCTACTTCCTGTTCGTGATGCCGATGCAGAAGATCCAGGAGCGGCGGAAGAAGGGCAAGGAAGAGGGCCCGGCCGACCCGACCGACGTGGAGCTGCTGCAGGAGATCCGCGACCTGCTGCGTCGCGAGCAGGGCCTGCCCGCGGTGAAGGGCCTCTCCACCGACGACGACACCACCGTCAGCGCGACCACCTCGGTGTCGGCGCAGAGCGGCAACGGCGGCGCCAGCAAGAACTGA
- a CDS encoding antitoxin has product MSFLDKAKDLANQAKDKAGELAEKAGPNATKGLDAAKTKLDKATGGKYHDQIENVSSKVEGVLNKQQSSGGSAQQGGTGSTGAGSDQQPGETPRKPDGDGPAQPGGTPSA; this is encoded by the coding sequence ATGAGTTTCCTGGACAAGGCGAAGGACCTGGCCAACCAGGCCAAGGACAAGGCGGGCGAACTCGCCGAGAAGGCGGGGCCGAACGCCACGAAGGGGCTGGACGCCGCCAAGACGAAGCTGGACAAGGCCACCGGCGGCAAGTACCACGACCAGATCGAGAACGTGAGCAGCAAGGTCGAGGGCGTGCTCAACAAGCAGCAGTCCTCCGGCGGTTCCGCCCAGCAGGGCGGCACCGGCTCGACCGGCGCCGGCTCGGACCAGCAGCCAGGTGAGACACCGCGCAAGCCGGACGGCGACGGCCCGGCGCAGCCCGGCGGGACCCCCTCGGCCTGA
- a CDS encoding MogA/MoaB family molybdenum cofactor biosynthesis protein, with amino-acid sequence MERSAQRLGRALVVVVDDRAAQGEQEDSIGPLVTELLEEAGFIVDGTVAVAGETVDIRNALNTAVIGGVDVVITVGGTGVSPRDVTPDATSGVLDMPVPGIAEALRASGLAAGAVDAGVSRGLAGVSGSTLVVNLAGSRAAVRDGMATLSPLVTHVIEQLSGLEQA; translated from the coding sequence ATGGAACGCAGCGCGCAGCGGCTGGGACGCGCCCTGGTGGTCGTGGTCGACGACCGGGCCGCGCAGGGCGAGCAGGAGGACAGCATCGGTCCGTTGGTGACCGAACTGCTGGAGGAAGCCGGATTCATCGTGGACGGGACCGTCGCGGTGGCCGGGGAGACGGTGGACATCCGCAACGCGCTGAACACCGCGGTGATCGGCGGCGTGGACGTGGTGATCACGGTCGGCGGCACCGGGGTCTCGCCCCGGGACGTCACGCCAGACGCCACCTCCGGGGTGCTGGACATGCCGGTGCCCGGCATCGCCGAGGCCCTGCGGGCGTCGGGGCTGGCCGCGGGAGCGGTCGACGCCGGGGTGTCCCGCGGGCTGGCCGGGGTGTCCGGCAGCACGCTGGTGGTCAACCTGGCCGGATCCCGGGCCGCGGTGCGGGACGGGATGGCGACGTTGTCGCCGCTGGTGACGCACGTGATCGAGCAGCTGTCGGGGCTCGAACAGGCCTGA
- a CDS encoding S1C family serine protease: MSDQPQRGSGEPSEEPRQQADSSGTAHIPQATGDTPPAGAFEQQSGTQQQPHLAPDADPGRQEPPGGPAATRQQPQPYGAYEQQPGMGGAPGGQYPQMGAPHQQQGWYQQPMGAVPVQQHRPAKRNGLVATALVGALAIGLVGGGVGGFVGYRLGSSGAESQGTSLDQQQPARSASVAPKGSVQGVAEKVLPSVVQLQMQSAQGSGEGSGIVLSQDGYILTNAHVAEGAGQGRLTAMFNDNRTASVRIVGSDPKSDLAVVKADITGLTPVELGRSDDLPVGAPVVAIGSPFGLSGTVTSGIISAKDRPVRAGGQSGAQDSVLNALQTDAAINPGNSGGPLVDMDGRVVGINSAIYSPGSGEQEQGGSVGLGFAIPIDQAQRTAKELKDTGAATQTTLGVSIQSAQGGGAVVRQVVPNGPAQQAGIRNDERITKFDGRFIEDADALVATVRSHQPGQKVQVTLTGADGGERTVDVVLAGQ; the protein is encoded by the coding sequence ATGAGCGACCAGCCCCAGCGCGGCTCGGGCGAACCGTCCGAAGAGCCGCGACAGCAGGCAGACAGCAGCGGAACCGCCCACATTCCGCAGGCGACCGGCGACACGCCGCCTGCCGGGGCCTTCGAGCAGCAGTCCGGCACCCAGCAGCAGCCGCACCTCGCGCCCGACGCCGACCCCGGCAGGCAGGAACCGCCCGGCGGTCCCGCGGCCACCCGGCAGCAGCCCCAGCCGTACGGCGCCTACGAGCAGCAGCCCGGCATGGGCGGCGCTCCAGGCGGCCAGTACCCGCAGATGGGCGCGCCGCACCAGCAGCAGGGCTGGTACCAGCAGCCGATGGGCGCGGTCCCCGTGCAGCAGCACCGGCCTGCCAAGCGCAACGGGCTCGTCGCCACCGCGCTCGTCGGTGCGCTCGCGATCGGCCTGGTCGGTGGCGGCGTCGGCGGTTTCGTCGGCTACCGCCTCGGCTCGTCCGGCGCGGAATCCCAGGGCACGAGCCTCGACCAGCAGCAGCCCGCGCGCAGCGCCAGCGTCGCGCCGAAGGGCTCGGTGCAGGGCGTCGCCGAGAAGGTGCTGCCCAGCGTGGTGCAGCTGCAGATGCAGAGCGCGCAGGGCTCCGGCGAGGGCTCCGGGATCGTGCTCAGCCAGGACGGCTACATCCTCACCAACGCCCACGTCGCCGAAGGTGCCGGGCAGGGCAGGCTCACGGCGATGTTCAACGACAACCGGACCGCGTCGGTCCGGATCGTCGGCTCCGACCCGAAGTCCGACCTCGCCGTGGTGAAGGCCGACATCACCGGTCTCACCCCGGTCGAGCTCGGCCGCTCCGACGACCTGCCGGTCGGTGCCCCGGTGGTGGCGATCGGCTCGCCGTTCGGGCTCTCCGGCACCGTCACCAGCGGCATCATCAGCGCCAAGGACCGCCCGGTGCGCGCGGGCGGGCAGAGCGGTGCCCAGGACAGCGTGCTCAACGCGCTGCAGACCGACGCCGCGATCAACCCCGGCAACTCCGGTGGCCCGCTGGTCGACATGGACGGCCGCGTCGTCGGCATCAACTCCGCCATCTACAGCCCCGGGTCCGGGGAGCAGGAGCAGGGCGGTTCGGTCGGCCTCGGCTTCGCCATCCCGATTGACCAGGCGCAGCGCACCGCGAAGGAGCTCAAGGACACCGGCGCGGCGACCCAGACCACGCTCGGCGTGAGCATCCAGAGCGCGCAAGGGGGCGGCGCCGTGGTGCGCCAGGTGGTGCCGAACGGGCCCGCGCAGCAGGCGGGCATTCGGAACGACGAGCGGATCACCAAGTTCGACGGGCGCTTCATCGAGGACGCGGACGCCCTCGTCGCCACGGTCCGCTCCCACCAGCCGGGCCAGAAGGTCCAGGTGACCCTGACCGGCGCGGACGGCGGCGAGCGCACGGTGGACGTCGTGCTCGCCGGTCAGTAG
- the galT gene encoding galactose-1-phosphate uridylyltransferase, whose translation MKRTVRELADGRQIYYFDTDPARERAAADTRDLPPRPPVSEMRRDPLTGEWVAMAAHRQTRTYKPPADQCPLCPSTPGRLTEIPEADYEVAVFENQFPSFAAAEPDPSTVDGLPMVPTGPARGRCEVVCFTSDHGTSFGQLSPAQVRTVVEAWADRTAELSATPGVEQVFCFENRGEEIGVTLHHPHGQIYGYPFVTPKTERMLRTAEDYLAEHGRPVLGDVLAAERASGRRVVVDSEHWTAYVPAAARWPVEVHVVPHRQVPDLVALTDEERDDFATTYLEVLRRLDGLYDRPLPYIAAWHQAPVRTGRDLSWLHLELFSVLRSADKLKYLAGSESGMAVWVNDVTPEQIADRLQAL comes from the coding sequence GTGAAGCGCACCGTCCGGGAACTGGCCGACGGCAGGCAGATCTACTACTTCGACACCGACCCGGCGCGGGAGCGCGCGGCCGCGGACACCCGCGACCTGCCGCCGCGGCCCCCCGTCTCCGAGATGCGGCGCGACCCGCTCACCGGGGAATGGGTCGCGATGGCCGCGCACCGGCAGACCCGCACCTACAAGCCGCCGGCCGACCAGTGCCCGCTGTGCCCGAGCACGCCCGGACGCCTCACCGAGATCCCCGAGGCCGACTACGAAGTCGCCGTCTTCGAGAACCAGTTCCCGTCCTTCGCCGCCGCCGAACCCGATCCGTCCACAGTGGACGGACTTCCGATGGTGCCGACCGGGCCGGCGCGCGGTCGCTGCGAAGTCGTGTGCTTCACCTCCGACCACGGCACCTCCTTCGGGCAGCTCAGCCCCGCGCAGGTCCGCACCGTCGTCGAGGCCTGGGCCGACCGCACCGCCGAACTCTCCGCCACCCCCGGCGTCGAGCAGGTCTTCTGCTTCGAGAACCGGGGCGAGGAGATCGGGGTGACGCTGCACCACCCGCACGGCCAGATCTACGGGTACCCGTTCGTCACGCCCAAGACCGAGCGGATGCTGCGCACCGCCGAGGACTACCTCGCCGAGCACGGCAGGCCCGTCCTCGGCGACGTGCTCGCCGCCGAACGCGCCTCCGGGCGCCGCGTCGTCGTCGACTCCGAGCACTGGACCGCGTACGTGCCCGCCGCCGCCCGCTGGCCGGTCGAGGTGCACGTGGTGCCGCACCGCCAGGTGCCCGACCTCGTCGCGCTCACCGACGAGGAGCGCGACGACTTCGCCACCACCTACCTGGAGGTGCTGCGGCGGCTCGACGGGCTCTACGACCGGCCGCTGCCCTACATCGCCGCGTGGCACCAGGCGCCGGTGCGCACCGGGCGCGACCTGTCCTGGCTGCACCTGGAGCTGTTCTCGGTGCTGCGTTCCGCGGACAAGCTGAAGTACCTCGCCGGGTCCGAGTCGGGCATGGCGGTGTGGGTCAACGACGTGACGCCGGAGCAGATCGCCGACCGGCTCCAGGCGCTCTGA
- a CDS encoding DeoR/GlpR family DNA-binding transcription regulator has product MLARQRQEVILDEVRRTGAVQVSELVLRLGVSDMTIRRDLDALARQGLVEKVYGGATSTLGRSTDEPGFEAKSVRQLAEKEAIAREAAALVRPGTAIGLSAGTTTWTMARHLDDIPDLTVVTNSVRVADVLQQRGRTDRTVVLTGGVRTPSDALVGPVAVQSLRSLHLDLVFLGVHGMAPRAGFTTPNLNESETNRALAEAASRLVVVADHAKWSTVGISTIVDFAEVDVLITDDGLPDDARQLLAEQVHELVIAEAVLTADSAPDKSGPDQAGSDQEAAR; this is encoded by the coding sequence GTGCTCGCACGCCAACGCCAGGAAGTGATCCTCGACGAGGTGCGGCGCACCGGCGCCGTGCAGGTCAGCGAGCTCGTGCTGCGCCTCGGCGTCTCCGACATGACCATCCGCCGCGACCTCGACGCGCTCGCCCGCCAGGGCCTCGTCGAGAAGGTCTACGGCGGCGCCACCTCCACCCTCGGCCGCAGCACCGACGAACCCGGCTTCGAAGCCAAGTCGGTCCGCCAGCTCGCGGAGAAGGAGGCCATCGCGCGCGAGGCCGCCGCGCTCGTCCGGCCCGGCACCGCCATCGGCCTGTCCGCGGGCACCACCACCTGGACCATGGCCCGGCACCTCGACGACATCCCCGACCTCACCGTCGTCACCAACTCGGTCCGCGTCGCCGACGTGCTGCAGCAGCGCGGGCGCACCGACCGCACCGTCGTGCTCACCGGCGGCGTCCGCACCCCCTCCGACGCGCTCGTCGGACCCGTCGCCGTGCAGTCGCTGCGGTCCCTGCACCTGGACCTCGTGTTCCTCGGCGTGCACGGCATGGCGCCCCGCGCCGGGTTCACCACCCCCAACCTCAACGAGAGCGAGACCAACCGGGCGCTCGCCGAAGCCGCCAGCAGGCTCGTCGTCGTCGCCGACCACGCCAAGTGGTCCACCGTCGGCATCTCCACCATCGTCGACTTCGCCGAGGTCGACGTGCTGATCACCGACGACGGGCTGCCCGACGACGCCCGGCAGCTGCTCGCCGAGCAAGTCCACGAACTGGTGATCGCCGAAGCGGTGCTCACCGCCGATTCCGCACCCGACAAGTCCGGCCCCGACCAGGCCGGCAGCGATCAGGAGGCCGCGCGGTGA